One Luteimonas sp. MC1825 DNA segment encodes these proteins:
- a CDS encoding YggS family pyridoxal phosphate-dependent enzyme, with the protein MSSGRLERVLRDIENASRDARRPDARLVAVGKTRNAGELAALADDWARARPGAARAFGENYVQEAATKIAALAGAGLEWHLIGHLQSNKAAQAAVLFDWVQSVDRLKLVLALAAARPADRAPLAVLVQVNIDDEDSKHGCAPGDVPALADAIAARPTLALRGLMAIPAPRADEAGRRAAFAAMRGLFDALAARHAGVDTLSMGMSADFPEAIAEGATMVRVGTALFGARA; encoded by the coding sequence ATGTCATCCGGACGGCTCGAGCGCGTATTGCGCGACATTGAAAACGCCTCCCGCGACGCCCGCAGGCCAGACGCGCGGCTGGTCGCGGTGGGCAAGACCCGCAACGCCGGCGAGTTGGCGGCGCTGGCCGACGACTGGGCGCGGGCGCGGCCGGGTGCCGCGCGCGCGTTTGGCGAGAACTACGTGCAGGAGGCCGCGACAAAGATCGCGGCGCTCGCAGGCGCCGGACTGGAATGGCATCTCATCGGCCACCTGCAGTCCAACAAGGCCGCGCAGGCCGCCGTGCTGTTCGACTGGGTGCAGTCGGTGGACCGCCTCAAGCTGGTCCTTGCGCTGGCCGCGGCGCGTCCCGCCGACCGCGCGCCGCTGGCGGTACTGGTGCAGGTGAACATCGACGACGAGGACAGCAAGCACGGCTGCGCGCCGGGTGACGTGCCCGCGCTGGCCGACGCGATCGCGGCCCGTCCCACGCTCGCACTGCGTGGGCTGATGGCGATCCCGGCACCGCGCGCGGACGAAGCCGGGCGCCGCGCCGCGTTCGCCGCGATGCGTGGACTGTTCGACGCGCTGGCCGCCCGTCATGCCGGGGTGGACACGCTGTCGATGGGCATGAGCGCGGATTTTCCGGAGGCGATCGCCGAGGGCGCGACCATGGTCCGCGTCGGTACCGCGCTGTTCGGCGCGCGCGCCTGA
- a CDS encoding type IV pilus twitching motility protein PilT, translated as MDIAELLAFSVKNKASDLHLSAGLPPMIRVDGDVRRINIPALDHKQVHSLVYDIMSDKQRRDYEEFLEVDFSFEIPGLARFRVNAFNQNRGAGAVFRTVPSEVLTLEDLGTPRIFKELIDQPQGLILVTGPTGSGKSTTLAAMVDHINKTEYGHLLTIEDPIEFVHTAQKCLINQREVHRDTHGFNEALRSALREDPDYILVGELRDLETIRLALTAAETGHLVFGTLHTSSAAKTIDRIIDVFPAGEKPMVRSMLSESLRAVISQALLKKVGGGRTAAWEIMVGIPAIRNLIREDKVAQMYSAIQTGQQHGMMTLDQHLQDLVKRGMVTRPQARDYAKDKRLFE; from the coding sequence ATGGATATCGCTGAACTGCTGGCATTCTCGGTCAAGAACAAGGCGTCCGACCTGCACCTGTCCGCGGGCCTGCCGCCGATGATCCGCGTCGACGGCGACGTCCGCCGGATCAACATCCCGGCGCTGGACCACAAGCAGGTCCATTCGCTGGTGTACGACATCATGTCGGACAAGCAGCGCCGCGATTACGAGGAATTCCTCGAGGTCGACTTCTCGTTCGAGATTCCCGGCCTGGCGCGCTTCCGCGTCAACGCCTTCAACCAGAACCGCGGCGCGGGCGCGGTGTTCCGCACGGTGCCGTCCGAGGTGCTGACGCTCGAGGACCTCGGCACGCCGCGGATCTTCAAGGAGCTGATCGACCAGCCGCAGGGCCTGATCCTGGTCACCGGCCCCACGGGCTCCGGCAAGTCGACCACGCTCGCCGCGATGGTCGACCACATCAACAAGACCGAGTACGGGCACCTCCTCACCATCGAGGACCCGATCGAGTTCGTGCACACCGCGCAGAAGTGCCTGATCAACCAGCGCGAAGTGCACCGCGACACCCACGGCTTCAACGAGGCGCTGCGCTCGGCGCTGCGCGAGGACCCGGACTACATCCTGGTCGGCGAGCTGCGTGACCTCGAGACCATCCGCCTGGCGCTGACCGCCGCGGAAACCGGGCATCTGGTGTTCGGTACCCTGCACACCAGCTCGGCGGCCAAGACCATCGACCGCATCATCGACGTGTTCCCCGCTGGCGAGAAGCCGATGGTGCGCTCGATGCTGTCGGAGTCGCTGCGCGCGGTGATCTCGCAGGCGCTGCTGAAGAAGGTGGGCGGCGGGCGCACCGCGGCCTGGGAAATCATGGTCGGCATTCCCGCCATCCGCAACCTGATCCGCGAGGACAAGGTCGCGCAGATGTATTCAGCCATCCAGACCGGGCAGCAGCACGGCATGATGACCCTCGACCAGCATCTCCAGGACCTGGTGAAGCGCGGCATGGTCACGCGGCCGCAGGCCCGTGACTACGCCAAGGACAAGCGGCTGTTCGAGTAA
- a CDS encoding PilT/PilU family type 4a pilus ATPase, protein MSAIDFTSFLKLMAHQKASDLFITAGMPPSMKVHGKISPITQNPLTPQQARDLVLNVMSPPQREEFERTHECNFAIGVSGVGRFRVSCFYQRNQVGMVLRRIETRIPTVEELNLPPIIKTLAMTKRGIILFVGATGTGKSTSLAAMIGYRNQNSTGHIITIEDPIEFVHKHEGCIITQREVGIDTDSWENALKNTLRQAPDVIMIGEVRTREGMDHAISFAETGHLVLCTLHANNANQAMDRIINFFPEDRRGQLLMDLSLNLKGVVAQQLIPTPDGKGRRVAMEIMLGTPLVQDYIRDGEIHKLKEVMKESTNLGMKTFDQALFELYQAGEISYEDALRYADSANEVRLRIKLAQGGDARTLSQGLDGVEVAEVR, encoded by the coding sequence ATGAGCGCCATCGATTTCACCTCGTTCCTCAAGCTGATGGCCCACCAGAAGGCCTCGGACCTGTTCATCACCGCCGGCATGCCGCCGTCGATGAAGGTCCACGGCAAGATCTCGCCCATCACCCAGAACCCGCTCACGCCGCAGCAGGCGCGCGACCTGGTGCTCAACGTCATGTCGCCGCCGCAGCGCGAGGAGTTCGAGCGCACGCACGAATGCAACTTCGCCATCGGTGTCTCGGGCGTGGGCCGTTTCCGCGTGTCGTGCTTCTACCAGCGCAACCAGGTCGGCATGGTGCTGCGCCGCATCGAGACCAGGATCCCGACCGTCGAGGAGCTCAACCTCCCGCCGATCATCAAGACCCTGGCGATGACCAAGCGCGGCATCATCCTGTTCGTGGGCGCCACCGGCACCGGCAAGTCGACGTCGCTGGCGGCGATGATCGGCTACCGCAACCAGAACTCCACCGGGCACATCATCACCATCGAGGACCCGATCGAATTCGTGCACAAGCACGAGGGTTGCATCATCACCCAGCGCGAGGTCGGCATCGACACCGACAGCTGGGAGAACGCGCTCAAGAACACCCTGCGCCAGGCGCCCGATGTGATCATGATCGGCGAGGTGCGTACCCGCGAGGGCATGGACCACGCCATTTCGTTCGCTGAAACCGGCCACCTGGTGCTGTGCACGCTGCACGCCAACAACGCCAACCAGGCGATGGACCGCATCATCAACTTCTTCCCGGAGGACCGTCGCGGCCAGCTGCTGATGGACCTGTCGCTGAACCTCAAGGGCGTGGTGGCGCAGCAGCTGATCCCCACGCCGGACGGCAAGGGGCGGCGCGTGGCGATGGAAATCATGCTCGGCACGCCGCTCGTGCAGGACTACATCCGCGACGGCGAGATCCACAAGCTCAAGGAAGTGATGAAGGAGTCGACCAACCTCGGCATGAAGACCTTCGACCAGGCGCTGTTCGAGCTTTACCAGGCCGGCGAGATCTCCTACGAGGATGCGCTGCGCTACGCCGACTCCGCCAACGAGGTGCGCCTGCGCATCAAGCTGGCGCAGGGCGGTGATGCGCGCACGTTGTCGCAGGGGCTGGACGGCGTCGAGGTGGCCGAGGTGCGTTGA
- a CDS encoding superoxide dismutase produces MAFTLPKLPYAYDALEPHIDAQTMEIHHTKHHQTYINNANAALEGTEWADKSAEEIIANLDKLPEDKRVPLRNNAGGHANHSLFWTVMSHEGGGNPVGEVAKRIDSDLGGFDAFKEAFTKAALTRFGSGWAWLSTDKAGKLLVESSANQDSPLMKGIGSGNTPILGLDVWEHAYYLKYQNRRPDYIGAFYNVVDWNEVERRYQEAIAG; encoded by the coding sequence ATGGCTTTCACCCTGCCGAAGTTGCCCTACGCCTACGACGCGCTCGAGCCGCACATCGACGCGCAGACGATGGAAATCCACCACACCAAGCATCACCAGACCTACATCAACAACGCCAACGCCGCCCTCGAGGGCACCGAGTGGGCCGACAAGAGTGCCGAAGAGATCATCGCCAACCTCGACAAGCTGCCCGAGGACAAGCGCGTGCCGCTGCGCAACAACGCCGGTGGCCACGCCAACCACTCGCTGTTCTGGACGGTGATGTCGCATGAGGGTGGCGGCAACCCGGTAGGCGAGGTGGCCAAGCGCATCGACAGCGACCTTGGTGGCTTCGACGCGTTCAAGGAAGCCTTCACCAAGGCGGCGCTGACGCGCTTCGGCAGCGGCTGGGCGTGGCTGTCCACCGACAAGGCCGGCAAGCTGCTGGTGGAAAGCAGCGCCAACCAGGACAGCCCGCTCATGAAGGGCATCGGTTCGGGCAACACCCCGATCCTCGGCCTGGACGTGTGGGAACATGCGTACTACCTGAAGTACCAGAACCGCCGCCCGGACTACATCGGCGCGTTCTACAACGTGGTCGACTGGAACGAAGTCGAGCGCCGTTACCAGGAAGCCATCGCGGGCTGA
- a CDS encoding peptidylprolyl isomerase encodes MDIADRRIATVHFTLTDAASGQAITSTRGHEPLTYMHGSGGIARGLEQALEGRKAGDRFEVVVAPEDGFGQRHDALVQTLPRAMWRAPSEPTVGDKLETTTASGPLEVVVTAVSADGITVDGNHPLAGRAFRAEVEVLSVRVPTPDEVQFGLG; translated from the coding sequence ATGGATATCGCAGACCGCCGCATTGCCACCGTGCACTTCACGCTGACCGACGCGGCCAGCGGCCAGGCGATCACCAGCACGCGCGGCCACGAGCCGCTGACCTACATGCATGGCAGCGGCGGCATCGCGCGCGGGCTCGAACAGGCGCTGGAAGGACGCAAGGCCGGCGACCGGTTCGAGGTGGTGGTGGCGCCGGAGGACGGTTTCGGCCAACGCCATGACGCGCTGGTGCAGACCCTGCCGCGCGCGATGTGGCGCGCCCCGTCGGAGCCCACGGTCGGCGACAAGCTCGAGACCACCACCGCCAGCGGACCGCTCGAAGTGGTGGTGACCGCGGTGTCCGCTGACGGCATCACCGTCGACGGCAACCACCCGCTGGCCGGACGTGCGTTCCGCGCCGAAGTCGAAGTGCTTTCGGTGCGCGTGCCGACCCCGGACGAGGTGCAATTCGGCCTCGGCTGA
- a CDS encoding DUF4153 domain-containing protein translates to MTVDTPLPRNERAFIVLLAVLQGGLMYLAQKGDAAGWWPFNALGGRVCWYTLVLAVPTVMALSVRRLRDARFWQHAVATLLVVAALATWAAWNATGGPGIRASEVLGPFGVSLAIGLFVILPWLQCRLVDGHWRAAYPALVEHAWQNALTLALAALFTAICWAVLYLWAALFALVKITFFRELFREDAFVYLATGAMAGLGVLIGRTQARAVQVARQVLFAIFTGLLPLLAFIAVLFVVSLPFTGLAPLWERASAATILVSVVALLVVFTNAVFQDGEGTPPYPAWLRRVVDAGLLVLPLYAVLALYALWLRIAQHGWTSARVWAVLLVAVVAAHAFGYAFAALRGRGHWLGPVRGVNRVMSWVVVALVVLANSPVIDGQRIGVASQMQRLADGRTAPDDFDLAWLRFDSGRRGYLATLSLRGNPAFTTEPARLAELERVLARPSRWGGFEPGDDNRKRDAEALRADLQLAGSAVAPDDGWWQALAAGRLGAGDCLREGSDCILLTPDLDGDGTRETLLCVMREDMGGDCTHATPGADGAWRVTGSLGLWQQADGGRAGRRQLRADLLAGRIAPQPRRWPDVRIGDGPVREFHDNRGEATVEADARPGACTDCGP, encoded by the coding sequence ATGACCGTGGACACCCCGCTGCCCAGGAACGAGCGCGCGTTCATCGTGCTGCTGGCCGTGCTGCAGGGCGGCCTGATGTACCTGGCGCAGAAGGGCGACGCCGCCGGCTGGTGGCCGTTCAACGCCCTCGGCGGGCGTGTCTGCTGGTACACGCTGGTGCTCGCCGTGCCGACCGTGATGGCGCTCAGCGTGCGGCGCCTGCGCGACGCGCGGTTCTGGCAGCACGCGGTCGCGACCCTGCTGGTGGTCGCCGCGCTGGCCACCTGGGCCGCCTGGAACGCCACCGGGGGGCCCGGCATCCGCGCCTCCGAGGTGCTGGGCCCGTTCGGCGTGTCCCTGGCCATCGGCCTGTTCGTGATCCTCCCCTGGCTGCAGTGCCGGCTGGTGGACGGCCACTGGCGCGCGGCCTACCCGGCGCTGGTCGAACACGCCTGGCAGAACGCGCTGACCCTGGCGCTGGCCGCGCTGTTCACCGCCATCTGCTGGGCGGTGCTGTACCTGTGGGCGGCGCTGTTCGCGCTGGTCAAGATCACGTTCTTCCGCGAACTGTTCCGCGAGGACGCGTTCGTCTATCTCGCCACCGGTGCCATGGCCGGCCTCGGCGTGCTCATCGGCCGCACCCAGGCGCGGGCGGTGCAGGTGGCGCGCCAGGTGCTCTTCGCGATCTTCACCGGCCTGCTGCCGCTGCTCGCCTTCATCGCCGTGCTGTTCGTGGTGAGCCTGCCGTTCACCGGGCTGGCGCCGCTGTGGGAGCGGGCGTCGGCGGCAACGATCCTGGTCAGCGTGGTCGCGCTGCTGGTGGTGTTCACCAATGCCGTGTTCCAGGACGGCGAGGGCACGCCGCCCTACCCGGCCTGGCTGCGCCGCGTGGTCGACGCCGGCCTGCTGGTGCTGCCGCTGTACGCCGTGCTCGCGCTCTACGCCCTGTGGCTGCGCATCGCGCAACACGGCTGGACCAGCGCGCGCGTGTGGGCAGTGCTGCTGGTGGCCGTGGTGGCGGCGCATGCGTTCGGCTACGCGTTCGCCGCGCTGCGCGGGCGCGGCCACTGGCTCGGGCCGGTGCGCGGCGTGAACCGGGTGATGTCCTGGGTGGTGGTGGCGCTGGTGGTGCTGGCGAATTCGCCGGTGATCGACGGCCAGCGCATCGGCGTGGCCAGCCAGATGCAGCGCCTGGCCGATGGGCGCACCGCGCCCGACGACTTCGACCTGGCCTGGCTGCGGTTCGACAGCGGGCGCCGCGGCTACCTGGCGACCCTGTCGCTGCGTGGCAATCCCGCATTCACGACCGAGCCCGCGCGCCTCGCGGAGCTCGAGCGGGTGCTGGCCCGGCCATCACGCTGGGGCGGGTTCGAGCCGGGTGACGACAACCGCAAGCGCGACGCCGAGGCGCTCCGCGCAGACCTGCAACTGGCGGGCAGCGCCGTGGCACCCGACGACGGCTGGTGGCAGGCCTTGGCCGCTGGACGCCTCGGTGCCGGGGACTGCCTGCGCGAGGGCTCGGACTGCATCCTGCTCACCCCGGACCTGGACGGCGACGGCACGCGCGAAACCTTGTTGTGCGTGATGCGCGAGGACATGGGCGGCGACTGCACGCACGCCACGCCCGGTGCCGATGGCGCCTGGCGCGTGACCGGCAGCCTGGGCCTGTGGCAGCAAGCCGATGGCGGGCGCGCCGGCCGCCGCCAGCTGCGCGCCGACCTCCTCGCCGGGCGCATCGCCCCCCAGCCGCGGCGCTGGCCGGACGTGCGCATCGGTGATGGGCCGGTGCGCGAATTCCACGACAACAGGGGCGAGGCGACGGTCGAGGCCGACGCCCGCCCAGGGGCGTGCACCGACTGCGGTCCCTGA
- a CDS encoding YqgE/AlgH family protein codes for MTMSPLANQLLVALPALSDPHFARSVALVCQHDAQGAMGIVVNRVSDYALGDVFSQMGIACADEALCAVPVLAGGPVHPERGFVVHDGDRGWDSSLAIADGLFVTTSRDVLEAMAVGEGPANVAMALGCAGWGAGQLEHELTENSWLTVPADAALLFEEPLESRWQAAAGRIGVDMARMADYAGHA; via the coding sequence ATGACCATGTCCCCGCTCGCCAACCAGCTGCTGGTCGCGCTGCCCGCGTTGTCCGATCCGCATTTCGCGCGCAGCGTCGCGCTGGTGTGCCAGCACGATGCCCAGGGTGCGATGGGCATCGTGGTCAATCGCGTGTCCGACTACGCGCTGGGCGACGTGTTCTCGCAGATGGGCATCGCCTGCGCCGACGAGGCGCTGTGCGCGGTTCCGGTGCTTGCCGGTGGCCCGGTGCATCCCGAGCGCGGATTCGTCGTGCACGACGGCGACCGCGGCTGGGATTCCAGCCTCGCGATCGCGGACGGCCTGTTCGTCACCACGTCGCGCGACGTGCTCGAGGCGATGGCCGTCGGCGAAGGCCCGGCAAACGTGGCGATGGCGCTGGGCTGCGCGGGCTGGGGCGCCGGGCAGCTGGAGCACGAGCTCACCGAAAACAGCTGGCTGACCGTGCCCGCCGATGCCGCGCTGCTGTTCGAAGAGCCGCTGGAGTCGCGCTGGCAGGCCGCCGCGGGCCGCATCGGCGTCGACATGGCGCGCATGGCGGACTACGCCGGTCACGCCTGA
- the ruvX gene encoding Holliday junction resolvase RuvX translates to MGTIRSDGTVLGFDVGSRRIGVAVGSAFGHGARALEVVDVHGDAVDWSAIDRIRKEWGPDGCVVGDPLTLEGGDQPIRARAHAFARALAVRYGIPVVLVDERSSSIEAAQRFALDRAEGRRRRRDAAALDAVAAAVIIERWLAAPQDAVAVTP, encoded by the coding sequence ATGGGCACGATCCGCAGCGACGGCACCGTACTCGGCTTCGACGTCGGCTCGCGCCGCATCGGGGTGGCCGTGGGCAGCGCATTCGGCCACGGCGCACGCGCGCTGGAAGTGGTGGACGTGCATGGCGACGCGGTCGACTGGTCGGCGATCGACCGGATCAGGAAGGAATGGGGGCCCGATGGCTGCGTGGTTGGCGATCCGCTGACCCTCGAGGGCGGCGACCAGCCGATCCGTGCGCGCGCACATGCGTTCGCGCGCGCGCTGGCGGTGCGCTACGGAATCCCGGTGGTGCTGGTCGACGAACGCTCGAGCTCGATCGAGGCGGCGCAACGCTTCGCGCTCGACCGCGCCGAAGGCCGCCGGCGCCGGCGCGATGCCGCGGCGCTGGATGCGGTGGCCGCCGCGGTGATCATCGAACGCTGGCTGGCGGCGCCGCAGGACGCGGTGGCGGTGACGCCATGA
- a CDS encoding aspartate carbamoyltransferase catalytic subunit — MQTHDDGRLRHLLTLEGLPRATLVALLDRAQAFVDGQGAADPRALAGSAVCTLFFEPSTRTRLSFQRAAQRLAADVLDFDASTSSTSKGETALDTLRNIEAMGVRGFIVRHHADGAAAALATAAQPGTAVVNAGDGRRAHPTQGLLDMLTLRQAKGADFARLKVAIVGDIRHSRVARSDLHALRTLGIGEIRACGPRALLPDDDTLAGCMVGDDFDAALDGVDAVMMLRLQRERMVEGLVPSLEAYHRDFGLTHARLLRAAPDAVVLHPGPMNRGVEIDDAVADGAQSLILRQVSNGVAVRMAVLEALLA; from the coding sequence ATGCAGACGCACGACGATGGCCGCCTGCGCCACCTGCTGACCCTTGAAGGGCTGCCGCGCGCGACGCTGGTGGCGCTGCTGGATCGTGCCCAGGCGTTCGTCGACGGCCAGGGCGCGGCGGATCCGCGCGCGCTTGCCGGCAGCGCGGTGTGCACGCTGTTCTTCGAGCCGTCCACGCGCACGCGGCTGTCGTTCCAGCGCGCCGCGCAGCGCCTGGCCGCCGACGTGCTCGATTTCGACGCCTCCACCTCGTCGACCAGCAAGGGCGAGACCGCGCTCGACACGCTGCGCAACATCGAGGCGATGGGCGTGCGCGGCTTCATCGTGCGCCACCACGCCGATGGTGCCGCGGCCGCGCTGGCAACCGCCGCGCAGCCCGGCACCGCGGTGGTCAACGCCGGCGATGGCCGCAGAGCGCATCCCACCCAGGGCCTCCTCGACATGCTGACCCTGCGCCAGGCCAAGGGCGCCGACTTCGCGCGGCTCAAGGTGGCGATCGTCGGCGACATCAGGCACTCGCGCGTCGCGCGCTCCGACTTGCACGCGCTGCGCACGCTGGGCATCGGCGAGATCCGTGCCTGCGGCCCGCGCGCGTTGCTGCCCGATGACGACACGCTTGCCGGTTGCATGGTCGGAGATGACTTCGACGCGGCGCTCGACGGCGTGGACGCGGTGATGATGCTGCGCCTGCAGCGCGAACGCATGGTGGAAGGCCTGGTGCCGTCGCTGGAGGCCTACCACCGCGACTTCGGCCTGACCCACGCACGCCTGCTGCGCGCCGCGCCGGATGCCGTGGTGCTGCATCCAGGACCCATGAACCGCGGCGTGGAGATCGACGACGCCGTCGCCGATGGCGCGCAGTCGCTGATCCTGCGCCAGGTGTCCAACGGCGTCGCCGTGCGCATGGCGGTGCTGGAAGCGCTGCTCGCCTGA